In Arachis hypogaea cultivar Tifrunner chromosome 7, arahy.Tifrunner.gnm2.J5K5, whole genome shotgun sequence, the genomic window TtaatattctattatataaaaaaagaaaaagctttcTCGCACTAAGTAAAAtgcattatttcaaaaaaatttaaaatactttcTTGCATTATGTGAGATGcacaagaatttttttaatttattaaaccttcTCAGATAATATGAGAAGTTGAGGACCCATCACATCTAAGAATAATACCATTCAATTTCATTTTAGAGCACatcttcaataatatttttatataaaaaatttttagcctCATTTAAATTTGGGTATTTTAAAGTTGatgagtaaataattaaatatgaatataacaattatatttttttaccgTTAATTTTAATTGACGTTTCGCTTGTTTAATCTACATGATTATTGTACTAATATTGAACTATAATTTGTTCAAAACTGAAACAGtcctattaattaattttttaattgaatatataaaataatcCTATATTTGAGTCggattgattttcaaaaaactGAAACTGAAATTAATAtgtaatacaaatataaaattttcaataagaTTTTATTCGATTATAACAAATTACTTATTAGATATTATAATCTATTAGATTGAATCAGTTCTATTTTGATTGAATAATCGAGTTACTTAAACCTACTTATCctctaaaatttttcatttataaGTGAGTAACATTTATCCAAGAATACATGCacttttgaaaaaacaaaaattttggtgattttgataTGGCGATAAATTTGGATATGAATAAAGGCTATAATAGAGTCGAGTGGAGTTATTtatgaacttagaattcagaAAAAGATGGATCACTTGGATTCAAAAGTGTGTCACGATAGTATCATATTTTGTTAATAGAAGGTcaactaataaatttttttaaacctAACAGGGGACTCTGATAAGGAAATTTTCTCTCTTCATACCTTTTCTTCATTTGTGCAGAAGAATTATCTTCTCTGCTCCATTAAAGAAAATGGAATAACATAGTACATGGTCTTAAAATAAATACCAAATGCCCCTCAATCATCTATCTCTTATTTGCaaatgattttatttttgttcagCAAGACTAATCTAAGAATTTGTCAGAATCTTTTGATATTCTACAAACCTAAAATGCTATTAGCGAACAACAGATAAATTTgaataaatcttttattttctttagcagGAACACCCCCACTCTTTAGGATCAATTATCAGAAACCTTAATTATTTCTCATGTTGGAACATAAGACAAATACCTTGGGATGCCAATAGCTATAAATAGAATAAAGCGAAAAACATTCAACACTTAAAGCAATCTTTTCTATCAATTAGTAGATTTGAGGTGTTAATCAATGTAGTAGCTTTATCTATACCTATGTATATTATTAATTGTTTGAAGTTACTGAACACTTTGATATAAGAGCTACATAGTCTCATGCTGCAGTTTGGTGCGCGTGATAATGAGAATAAAATGCACTGAATTGGATATGACATAATGAGTAGATCAAAGAAGTTAGAAAGATCTGAATTTAAAGATTTTAATATGTTCAACTTTGCTATGTTAGCTAAGCACTCATTGTTATATAAAGTCTATAAGGTATTGTTTGTTTGGATTGAAAACCAGtggaaagaaaataagaggaaGGAAGTAAGAGGGAAAACATTTATTTTCCCTTGTTTGTTTAGAATGAAATTTTTAATGGAAAACTAAAATAGTGTAAAATTCAGAGTGGGTCCCACCTAAAATTTTTCTTTCCAACCCTGGACGGAAAACTGAAggaaaaaagaaacccaacagCATTATCTCTTATTTgcccttttataaaaaaaagagaacaaaaaatagaaaaaagttcTTCTCCAAGCATGGCAAAATTGAGAGGGACATAGAAGTATTGAAGCTCTGTTTTCACCACAAAATCAGAGtgcatttcttcttcaatcttatTGTTAGTATCAACATTGTACTAAAATTATTCTCAATCTAACCTTACACAAACAGGTTAGGGTTCTACGATCTCTGATGTGAAAAAGttgtcatttttcttctttccttcataTGTGAAACGACTTCTGCAGTATGAAATCTGTGGtagttcttaaaatttttatttttaatttgtattgatAGCTTTATTGtctctatctttttattttattctttcttttttgcgTTGAGCTACGGTGCCTTGTGATTTGAGTGCGTTACTTTGTTCTGTTCTGTCATAACTAAGAAATAGAAAGTTGTGATACTAAAAAATCCAGAACTTTTTAAATCTGTTGATTACAAATAAAATGTTAGGGTTTTATCTATTTCAGATATGGGTAATATTTTGTATATGCACATTATTTATTCTGTTGTTGTTAATGTTAACTTTTGGCTTTTGTACCCCAAAAATGATATTGCAAgatctaaatttaaaattcattaattatagaaaaaaattgcTTTTCATTCAGTGTTTGCTTTAAACATGTTTGATTAATTTTGTAGTTTCAGCATGTAATAGATGTTGGTGATGAAGATTGGAAGTTGTTTTACTGCATAATTTTAACTGTAAGCACGGCATGGAAAACATTTTTTTGATGATTTTCCCTTACTCCAAATATGCAATCCTATTCTGGTTGAAAATCAAGAGCATGGATCAGATGTTTCCATAGGTAATCAGAGACTTATATATACCGTTGAGAGTCAAGGACATTTATTAACTGTTCTTAAAGAAAATTGGGAGTGGGATAAGCAACTTTGTACAATAACAATGTTTTGTTATACTGTCCACATGTTATATTTACTTAAAGTGATGGCTAAGAAAGTTGACAAACCCATAAGAGATCACATTATTGGGAGAGAAGAGATTCGAGCCACTTTGTTACAACAGTTGTGCGAAACTAATAGGTGCCGTGATATTTTACGAATGAGCCCACATGCCTTTGTAGAGTTATGTACAAAATTAAGGGCAACCGGTCATGTGAAAGATACTATACATGTCACAGTTGAGGAGCAAGTAGCTAGATTCTTATATATTATAGGTCATAATGTTAAAACTATAAccatttcattcttcttcaatCGGTCTGGAGAGACAATCAGTCATAATTTTCATGCTGTTCTAAGAGCTGTAATCTCACTTGAAGAAGAGTTTCTTCAGCAACTTTTCGGAACAACCATTCCCTCAGAGATTCTTCGAAGCAATAGATTTTATCCATATTTTAAGGTATGATTAGTTGTACATTGAATTAGACAATCATAATTAGTATACAAAAcaacttttctttttaattaagtaatatgTGTAGGACTGTATTGGAGCCATTGATGGAACACATGTCAGAGTCAAGGTTCCAATAGCTGATCAACCTAGATTTCGTAGAAGAAAAGAATGGCCAACTCAGAATGTACTTGCTGCATGTAGCTTTCATATGAGATTCACATATGCTTTAGCAGGATGGGAAGGCACTGCATCTGACTCTAAAGTTCTTAAAAGTGCACTATCAAGGGATGATAGGCTCAAAATTCCAAGAGGtttatctattaaaatttttttgacatgTTTAAATAAAGTGGTGACATCTAAAGTATAGTATTTCTATATGATTTTTTTAGGCAAATTTTATCTTGGGGATGATGGATTCATGCTTAAACATGCTCTAATAACTCCATATCGAGGCGTAAGATACCATTTAAAGGAGTTTGCTGGACGTGAacctgaaaatgcatatgaattaTTTAACCTTCGTCATTCATCGTTACGAAATGTGATCGAAAGATCCTTTggagttttgaaaaaaagatttgcaaTTATAGCAGGTGGTACAGAACCTTATTATGACGTAGAGGTTATGGTTGACATTGTCCTAGCATGCATTATACTCCACAACTTTTTAATGGGTGTAGATCCTGACCAACACTTAATTTCTCAAGTGGATCgagaattacaaaataataatCCAGAAGCCactaatgaggaaagagaagaaGTAAATGAAGATTACAGGCGAGGTGCAGCGCTTAGGGATAACATGGCGGCTCAAATGTGGGCTGACTATCAAATTGAAAGATGAGACTTATTTGAACCTTCATCCTTATGAAGGGGAATGAAATTTTTTGAACCAAAGTGAATGTAATGTGTGAATATCATGTGAATGTTAGGACTATTATGTGTCAAACTAATATTTTCAAAGGTGTAATATTCATGAGTATTGTGAAAAGCATGATATTACTATGTATGAAGTGTGTAGTTGAAACATTCACTTAtgatgataattattttttaaaattaatttaattacttgtaTTGTAGGAATTACTTCTAAAGGTAATGTTCCTGGTTAATTGATGAATTCATCATTAACACTTTTTATATCATTATTTCATTGAAGTTAATTTATAGAAGATTGTTTTTATAATTTAGCTCTTAATTTTTCAGGTTAAGACCAAATGGCAAAGAAGATGGCATCTCAAGGTGACACATCAATCAAAGACAATTTAAGATGGACTGAAGAAATGGATGCAGCTTTCCTTGATGCTTTGATTGAGGAATATAGCAAAGAAAACATAGTTGACGGCACTTTTACAACAACTGCATATGACAACGTTCTTGCAACTCTAAAAGCTTCATTCGGGAACCATCTTCGTAAAGATAATCTTAAGAATAGACTGAAGACTTTGAAGGATCACTTTGGAGTTTGTTACGATCTCTTTCATAACTTAAGTGGATTTTCATGGAACCCAGAAACCAAACTCTTTACCGCTGAACCTGAAGTTTGGGCGGATTTAATTAAGGTAATTAATTTCATGATAAATTGTTACTAAAGTTTATAGATACATTTGCGCATGATAAGTTGCAGTATGAAATTATTTTGACCTGTGATTCTAAATGATTAAAATTCTTTACAAGTGTCAAATTTACACACAATATATGCTTCCtctatctaaaaaattttaacaaataacTAATATGTGAGGACTAGATTTTCATGAAGCTATTGCTCTTGTATATACTAATCTATGAAACTACTCACAACTTAAGGAAAGAAAACTGTATAATTAAATTAACATATATGCAtctattttttttacataggCAAGACCAGATGCAAAAAAGTGGATGCGAACTCCCATCAAACATTATGATAAATTGTATTTTATATACGGTCAATACAGAGCAACTGGATTGCTGGAAGTgccaaagaaagaaataaaagtatGGCCAAGATGAAGGAAACAATTAATTTGAATGAAGATGAATACCAGGGGTTTGACTGTGAGTGGAATGATTGGCAATCTACCACTCATTCAACTAGCTTTGTTGCAGAGGAGAGCCCTGATTTAGGTAACTCAAACCAATCTAATGGAACACAAGGAAATCATAGAGGTTCTAAGCGTAAAGCACCAATGAGTGGTTTATTTGATGCTAATATGGAACGAATGAGTAAAGGTATTCAAGGATTGACAGATATGTTGAAGGATGGGAATAATTACTATGATAAATCACTTGATATTGCTTCGAAGCAAGCGTTAACAGCAGAAAGGCAAGCTAAAACAGCTGAGAAACAAGTTATGCTAGCAGAAAGACAAGTTCTGATAGCTGAAGAACAAATTCA contains:
- the LOC112701130 gene encoding protein ALP1-like produces the protein MAKKVDKPIRDHIIGREEIRATLLQQLCETNRCRDILRMSPHAFVELCTKLRATGHVKDTIHVTVEEQVARFLYIIGHNVKTITISFFFNRSGETISHNFHAVLRAVISLEEEFLQQLFGTTIPSEILRSNRFYPYFKDCIGAIDGTHVRVKVPIADQPRFRRRKEWPTQNVLAACSFHMRFTYALAGWEGTASDSKVLKSALSRDDRLKIPRGKFYLGDDGFMLKHALITPYRGVRYHLKEFAGREPENAYELFNLRHSSLRNVIERSFGVLKKRFAIIAGGTEPYYDVEVMVDIVLACIILHNFLMGVDPDQHLISQVDRELQNNNPEATNEEREEVNEDYRRGAALRDNMAAQMWADYQIER